In the genome of Streptomyces sp. P3, the window CGGCACGGTCGCGCCACTGTGAACGATGCGTCCCTCCTCGAGGGGCACATCAAGAGTCAGACCCGGAGCCGTCGTCCTGTGCACCACCGAGATGGGACGCGAACTCCCAGAGGAGGCCCTGCCATGGCGCAGCATGTCGCCCAGCCGACCCCCACCACCCCTGCGGTCCCCGCAAAGCTGCCGCTGAAGGACATCGCCCCCTGGGCGGTCTTCTTCGGCGTCCTGATGCTGGTCCTGCTGTACTTCGTCGGCGCCGAACAGGGCGCCACCTCCGTCGTCTCCGGCGAGGGAGTCCACGAGTGGGTGCACGACGCACGCCACCTTCTCGGCTTCCCCTGCCACTGACGAGGGACGCCGCACACCCGATGAACTCCGCAACGGTAAGAAACCTGCTCGTCCGCGGCATGCTCGCCGGCCTCGCGGCCGGCGTGCTCGCCCTGGTCGTCGCCTACTTCCTCGGTGAGCCGAACGTCGACGGTGCGATCGGCTTCGAGGAGTCCCACGCGCCCGCCCACGAGCACGAGGTCGAACTCGTCTCCCGCGGCCTCCAGTCCACCGCGGGCCTCGCCACCGGCGTGCTGGTGTACGGGGTCGCCTTCGGCGGCATCGCCGCCCTCGCCTACTGCTTCGCGCTCGGCCGCGTCGGCCCCTTCACCCCCCGGGCCACGGCGCTCCTGCTCTCGGGAGCGGCGCTGCTCACCGTGTACGTCGTCCCGTTCCTCAAGTACCCGGCCAATCCGCCGGCGGTCGGTGACCACGACACCATCGCCAAGCGGACCACCCTCTACTTCCTGATGATGGTGCTCGGCGTGCTCCTCGCACTCGCCGCCGTGATCGCGGGCAAACGGCTCGCACCGGGACTGGGCGCCTGGTACGCGACGGTCGTCGCCGTCCTCGGCTTCACCGTCGTGATCGGGCTGGCCTACGCGTTCCTGCCCGCCGTCAACGAGGTGCCGGCGGACTTCCCGGCGACCCTGCTGTGGCGGTTCCGGCTCTCCTCGCTCGCCCTGCAGATCACGATGTGGGCGGGCTTCGGCCTCGTCTTCGGGGAACTGGCCGAACGGCTGCTGAACCCGAAGCCCGCCGCGATCCCCGCGGGAACGGCGGTGACCGCCTCGCGCTAGCCAGGTCGCGGACTCGCGGTCCCGGAGACCGACGACGATCGGGCGGACGCGGCCTCAGGCCGTCTCCGCCCGATCCAGCGGGAGCCCCAGCCGCAGGTTCCAGCGGCCGCCGCGCCCGCTGACGGTGGTGGCCGTCAGCGGCGGCACGTCCAGCCGCCAGAAGGCCGCGGCGGACGCCCCCAGCACATGCACCACCGCGGCCCGTACGATCTCCGGTTCGACGACGGCCAGGATGCGTCCCTCGCCTTCGGCAGCCGTCTCCAGCCAGCGGGCCACCCGTTCGCACAGATCCCGCACGGACTCGCCGCCGTGCGGCGCCGACGTGGGATCCGCGAGCCAGCGGGCCACCGCCTCCGGCTCGGCGGCACCGACCTCGCCGAGCGTCAGGCCCCGCCACCGGCCCACCTCCAGCCCCGCCAACTCCCTCACCTCCGGCGCGTCGAGTCCGAGGGCCGCCGCCGTCTCACCGCACCGCACACCGGGCGAGACGAGGACCCGCGAGGCTGCGGGCAGGGTCCCGGCCGCGGCGCGGGCGAGTGCCGCCCCGGCGGCGTCGATCGGGGCCCCGTCGTCGAATCGGGCCTGCCGCAGCGACGAACTCGTCGCGGGCGAGACGAAAACGACCCGGATGGTCATATGGCGGCTCCTTCTGAAGCGGTCGACGAAGGTACGGGTCTGGCGGCGCGGAGCGCCCCCGCCGCGGTCGCGCGGAGGACGTGGGGCCTGCAGGACACGGAGCGCCCAGGACGTGGCGCGCAGAACGTGGTCGCGGGGGGACGGCGGCGCCACCCGCCCCCGCGACGGACGGTCAGCCCGCCGACGGCCGCACGCCGCCCGGCCGTCCCTCGTGCCGCTGATCCTCGTCCCCAGGCTTCCCGCTCCACCGCGCCCGGTCCTGGCGCCCGCCGTCCTGACGCTCCCAGTTCCGCTCGGCGGGCAGGGCGCCCAGGAAGCGTATGTGCGGGCGGCCGTCGGGGCCGTCGCGGGTGAGGCGGGCCCGCACTCCGTAGACGTCGGCGATCAGCGCCTCGGTGAGTACGTCCTGCGGTGTGCCGCCGGCCACCGCCCGGCCCTGTTTGAGGACGACGACCCGGTCGCAGTACATCGCCGCCAGGTTCAGATCGTGCAGCGCGACGACAGTGGTCACTCCGAGCTCGGTGATCAGGTCCAGCAGCGCGAGCTGGTGCTGGATGTCGAGGTGGTTGGTGGGTTCGTCCAGCAGCAGCTCCCGCGGCTGCTGGGCGAGCGCGCGGGCGACCTGGACACGCTGGCGCTCCCCGCCGGAGAGGGTGTGCCACAGACGGCCGGCCCGGTCGCCGAGACCGGTCCGCTCCAGCGCGGAACGGACCGCCGCCTCGTCCTCGGCCGACGCGGCGCCCCAGGCCCGGCGATGCGGGACACGGCCCAGACGCACGACGTCCAGGACGCTCAACGCGACCTGCGTGTCGGCCTGTTGCTCCACGACGGCGATCCGTCGGGCCACCGCCCGCCGCCCGAGCTGCGCCAGCGGACGGCCGTCGAGGGTGACGACGCCCGAGGCGGGGGCGAGGACGCCGGCGAGCAGACGCAGCAGCGTGGACTTGCCGGAACCGTTCGGACCGAGCAGGCCGGTGACGGTCCCCGGGCGCAGCGTGAGGCCGACGCCGTCCAGGATCGGCGAGCCGCCCGCCGCGTAGGCGAGGCGGTCGCCGCGCAGGCCGGCGTCGTCGGCGGTCCCGGTCATTTCGCGCTCCTGGTCCGGTACAGGACGAGGACGAACGCGGGCACGCCGATCAGCGAGGTCACCACGCCCACCGGAACCTCCTGCGGGTCCAAGGCGGTGCGGGCGAGGGTGTCCACCCACACCAGGAACACGGCCCCCGCCAGAGCGGTGGCCGGCAGCAGCCGGGTGTGTCCGGGACCGGTCAGGGCGCGGGCCGCGTGCGGGAGCACGAGGCCGACGAAGCCGATCGCCCCCGACGAACTGACCAGAGTGGCCGTCAGCAGGGCGGTGGCGCACAGCAGGACCAGCCGGGTGCGGGCCACGTGCACCCCCAGCGAGGCGGCCGCGTCCTGGCCGAACGCGAAGGCGTCCAGCGTCGTCGCGTACCCCGCGCACACCAGCAGCACCGCGACCAGCACCGCCAGAGCCGGGCCCACGTCCGCCCAGTCGGCCCCGCTGAGCGAGCCGAGCAGCCAGAACAGCACCCCCCGGGTGGTCTCCGCGTCGGCGGTCGTCATAACGACGAACGAGGTGAGTGCCGAGAACAGCTGCATCGCCGCCACCCCGGCGAGCACCACGCGGTCCGTGGCGCCGCCCAGGGTGTGACTGAGCAGCAGCACCAGCGCGAAGGACACCGCCGCGCCCAGGAAGGCGCCCCCGGACACCGACAGGACTCCGCCGCCCGCCCCGAGCACGACCACCACGACCGCGCCCGTCGAGGCGCCGGAGGAGATCCCGAGGACGAACGGGTCGGCGAGCGGGTTGCGCAGCAGGGACTGCATCACCGCGCCGCACACGGCGAGTCCCGCGCCGCACACCGCGGCGAGCAGGGTCCGCGGCAGCCGCAGATTCCACACGATGCCCTCTCTCAACGGTGTCAACCCGGCTTCGCCGAAGCCGAGACGGGCGGCCACCGTGGACCACACGTCCCCGACCGCGATGTCCGCCGGACCGATGGTGATGGCCACGGCGACGGACGCGCACAGCAGCGCGAGACCGGCCGCCCACAGCAGTACGTGGCGCAGCCCTCGCGCCGCCACGGCCGCCACCGCGGGCGCGGCTGCCGCCGGGCGCGCGGCGCTCATCCCGCGAGACCGTACGCGCGCAGTGCCGACGCCACTTTCTCCACACCCTCGACCGTGCGCACGGTCGGGTTCAGCGCCTGCCCGGACAGCAGCACGTACCGCTTCTTCCGCACCGCGGTCATGTTCCTGGTGACCGGATCGGACTCCAGGAACGCGATCTTCTTGGCCGCGGTCTCGGCCGTCTGCTGCCTGCGGCTCAGATCGCCGATGACGAGGACGTCCGGGTCGCGGTCGGCGACCGACTCCCAGTTGACCTGCGGCCACTCCTCCTCGGTGTCGTCGAAGACGTTCCTCGCGCCGAGTTCGCGGGTGATGGCACCGGGGGCGCCGCAGCAGCCTGCCAGGTAGGGGGACCGGGAGTCGGCGAACCAGTACAGGAGGGTGACGTTCTCGGCGTCGAGTCCGGAAGCGGCCCTGCTCACCCGGGACTTCAGTGCGGCCACCAGGGTCTCGCCCCGCTTCACGACCCCGAAGACGCGGGCCAGGTCGCGTACTTCGCCGTAGACCGCGTCCATGGTCAGCGGCTCGGTACGGACGCCGTCGCCGCCGCCGCTGTTGTCCTTGCCCGCGCAGTCGGAGGGGGAGAGATAGGTCGGGACCCCGAGCTTCTCGAACCGGTCGCGGGTCGCCACCCCGCCCTTGCCGAGCGTGGAGGCGAACGAGGCGGCCACGAAGTCGGGTTCGACGTCCAGGACCTTCTCGAAGGAAGGCGCGTTGTCGGCCAGCCGCGTCACCCCGGCGCCGGCCTTCTCGAGGCTCCTGGGCAGCGGGTCGGTCCAGGTGGCGGTGCCCGCCAACCGGTCGGCGAGCCCGAGGGAGAGCATGATCTCCGTCGTTCCCTGGTTGAGGGAGACCGCCCGCCGAGGGGGCGTGTCGATCCGCACCCGCCGTCCGCAGTTGTCGAGCGTGACCGGCCGGCCGGCCGCCTCGCTGCCGGCGGAGGACGCAGAGGAGGCGGCGGAGCCGCCGCAGCCGGTCGACAGGAGCGCGCCCGCCAGGAACAGGACGGCAGAGCGGACGGGACGTGCGAACGGCACGGAGATTCCTTCGGCGTCGAGGGCTCAAGCGCGAAGCCCGGTCGTACGGTGCGCTCCTCCGGCCGGTCTGCGACACCGGAGGCCGCCAGCAGGTCTTCGGACTCGGGGTCATCCGGGCGAGGCGCCTTCCCGGAGCGCGCACGCGTTCCAGTGGCCGAAAGCCCCGCCCGTCGCCCTTACCGCTGCGCGTCAGCTCCGGAGTTCCACCGGATTCCCTGACCCCTGCGCGCCCGGGGCGCGCACGAGTACGACTGGCCTCGGCAAGCTACCACAGGCTTCGGGGCCTCTGGCGGGGGTGACCTTCGGCACATCGGAGGTATCCGGCCCGACAAGTGCTTTCATCGTGCACCTGTTGCTCATCACGCACTGTTCCCGCAGGGAAAGCACGTGTCACCCGATCTCTGACGGAGCGTCACATGGGCATGGGAGAACCGGAGAACGGCCGGGCACTTACTTTCAGGTGCGTTGATTCGCGTGGGAGGACGCGCTCCGGGCCGCCGTTCCAGCGCCTAGTCTGTGGTCCGGACCCCACCGGGCCTTCCCCCGCAGCGTGGGCGGGATCTCCGCCCGTCACCACCGAGAACAGGCGGCCGAGGGCATGCAGCCACTGCGCCCAGAAGACCCCGAGCAGCTCGGGCCCTATCGGCTCGTGGCCCGACTCGGCGCCGGCGGCATGGGCCGGGTCTATCTGGCCCGGTCGTCGGCCGGCCGCGTCGTCGCGGTCAAGGTGATCCGTCCCGAGATGGCCGACGACGACAACTTCCGCATCCGCTTCCGGCGGGAGGTGGCGGCCGCGGCGGCGGTCGGCGGCGCCTACACGGCGCACGTCGTGGACGCCGCCCCGGACGACGTGACGCCCTGGCTCGCCACCGACCACGTACCCGGCCCCACCCTGGCCGAAGCGGTCGCCGCGCACGGGCCGCTGCCGGTGGAGACGGTCCTCGCACTGGGCGCGGGTGTCGCCGAGGCGCTGATGGCGGTGCACGCCGAAGGGCTTGTGCACCGTGACCTCAAACCGTCCAACGTGCTTCTCGCGGCGGACGGCCCGCGGGTCATCGACTTCGGCATCGTGCGCGCCCGCGACGGTTATGAACTCACCGGTTCCGGCACGCTGTTCGGCTCGCTCGACTACATGTGCCCGGAGCAGGCCACCGGGGATCCGATGGGCCCGGAGGGCGACGTCTTCTGCCTCGGCTCGGTGCTCGCCTTCGCCGCGTCGGGCCGCTCGCCGTTCGGCGGGGCGGTGGGCGCGGCTCTGCTCTACCAGGTGGCCCACGGGTCGCCCGACCTGAGCCTGGTGCCCGAACCACTGGACAAGATCATCAGTCTCTGTCACGCCAAGGACCCGGCCCTGCGGATCCACCCCGACCGGCTCTCCGCGGCCTGCGCCCCGGGCGGTGCCGAACAGGTGCTGACACAGGGCTGGTTGCCCCGGCCGGTGGCTGCCATGGTCACCGCCCACCGGGCGGCCGTGCGGGACCTGGACCGCCTGGCGGTGGACGAGGTCCCGCGTCCCGGAGCCTTCGCGCCGCCTGCGCCGGACGGCGAGCCCGTCGCAGAGCCTGTCGAGCCCTACCGGCGGAGGGCGGCCCGCGCCGCCGTCGACCGGTCGGCGTACGGCGTTCCCGCGAGCGAGTGCGCAGGCGAAGGTGCAGACGACAGCAGGGGCGGAAACCGGAACGGAAACAGTACCGAGACCAGAAACGGAAAGGGCCGCGGCGAGGGCGCCGGGGCGGTCGGCGGTGCGGAATTCTCCACGGTGCTGCCGGGAGCCGAGTCGTTCGTCTCGCCGGACGAGCCGGCCCGGGCCCGATCCCCATTCCAGTCCCAGGCGCCGACCCAGGCGCAGGCGCTCACGCGGGTCGGCTCTCGGGCAGAAGCCCGAGCCCAGGCCGCAGTCCGGGCCGCAGAGCGATCCGAAGCCCCGGCCGCGGACCTGTCCGAAGCCCCGTCGCAGGGCGAGGCCGAAGACCGGCCCAGGGCGCGAGCACAGGCGCCGGAGCCGGCGCAGGTGCGGTCGCAGGCGCCGGGTTCGACGCCGTTGCCGCAATCGGCGTCGAAACGTTCCGCCACGCCGACGCACCACCGGGCCCCGGTGCGCACCGGAGTCGCCCGGCGCACGGTCCTGGCGGCGACCGCCGGCGCGGCACTGGTCGCGGGTGGGGCACTGGCCCTCCGCAAAACGCCGGACACGGAAACGGCGCGTCCGCTCGGCCGGGCCCCCGAGCCGGCGTGGGTCTACCGGGGCGGACCGCTGCTGCAGGCCCCGGCGGTCTTCCACGACGGCACAGCCCTGCTGAAGACCCGCCCGGGTGACATGATCGGCCTGGACGTGGAGAACGGCTCCCGGCCCCGTTGGGTGTACCAGGGCGTCAGCCTCTCACCCGGGCCCGTCCTGCTGATCCACGGCGCCGCGGTCGCGCTGGGCACGGGCGCGACGGTGAT includes:
- a CDS encoding histidine phosphatase family protein is translated as MTIRVVFVSPATSSSLRQARFDDGAPIDAAGAALARAAAGTLPAASRVLVSPGVRCGETAAALGLDAPEVRELAGLEVGRWRGLTLGEVGAAEPEAVARWLADPTSAPHGGESVRDLCERVARWLETAAEGEGRILAVVEPEIVRAAVVHVLGASAAAFWRLDVPPLTATTVSGRGGRWNLRLGLPLDRAETA
- a CDS encoding CbtB-domain containing protein, whose translation is MAQHVAQPTPTTPAVPAKLPLKDIAPWAVFFGVLMLVLLYFVGAEQGATSVVSGEGVHEWVHDARHLLGFPCH
- a CDS encoding CbtA family protein: MNSATVRNLLVRGMLAGLAAGVLALVVAYFLGEPNVDGAIGFEESHAPAHEHEVELVSRGLQSTAGLATGVLVYGVAFGGIAALAYCFALGRVGPFTPRATALLLSGAALLTVYVVPFLKYPANPPAVGDHDTIAKRTTLYFLMMVLGVLLALAAVIAGKRLAPGLGAWYATVVAVLGFTVVIGLAYAFLPAVNEVPADFPATLLWRFRLSSLALQITMWAGFGLVFGELAERLLNPKPAAIPAGTAVTASR
- a CDS encoding iron ABC transporter permease; this translates as MSAARPAAAAPAVAAVAARGLRHVLLWAAGLALLCASVAVAITIGPADIAVGDVWSTVAARLGFGEAGLTPLREGIVWNLRLPRTLLAAVCGAGLAVCGAVMQSLLRNPLADPFVLGISSGASTGAVVVVVLGAGGGVLSVSGGAFLGAAVSFALVLLLSHTLGGATDRVVLAGVAAMQLFSALTSFVVMTTADAETTRGVLFWLLGSLSGADWADVGPALAVLVAVLLVCAGYATTLDAFAFGQDAAASLGVHVARTRLVLLCATALLTATLVSSSGAIGFVGLVLPHAARALTGPGHTRLLPATALAGAVFLVWVDTLARTALDPQEVPVGVVTSLIGVPAFVLVLYRTRSAK
- a CDS encoding ABC transporter substrate-binding protein; the protein is MPFARPVRSAVLFLAGALLSTGCGGSAASSASSAGSEAAGRPVTLDNCGRRVRIDTPPRRAVSLNQGTTEIMLSLGLADRLAGTATWTDPLPRSLEKAGAGVTRLADNAPSFEKVLDVEPDFVAASFASTLGKGGVATRDRFEKLGVPTYLSPSDCAGKDNSGGGDGVRTEPLTMDAVYGEVRDLARVFGVVKRGETLVAALKSRVSRAASGLDAENVTLLYWFADSRSPYLAGCCGAPGAITRELGARNVFDDTEEEWPQVNWESVADRDPDVLVIGDLSRRQQTAETAAKKIAFLESDPVTRNMTAVRKKRYVLLSGQALNPTVRTVEGVEKVASALRAYGLAG
- a CDS encoding PQQ-binding-like beta-propeller repeat protein, which translates into the protein MQPLRPEDPEQLGPYRLVARLGAGGMGRVYLARSSAGRVVAVKVIRPEMADDDNFRIRFRREVAAAAAVGGAYTAHVVDAAPDDVTPWLATDHVPGPTLAEAVAAHGPLPVETVLALGAGVAEALMAVHAEGLVHRDLKPSNVLLAADGPRVIDFGIVRARDGYELTGSGTLFGSLDYMCPEQATGDPMGPEGDVFCLGSVLAFAASGRSPFGGAVGAALLYQVAHGSPDLSLVPEPLDKIISLCHAKDPALRIHPDRLSAACAPGGAEQVLTQGWLPRPVAAMVTAHRAAVRDLDRLAVDEVPRPGAFAPPAPDGEPVAEPVEPYRRRAARAAVDRSAYGVPASECAGEGADDSRGGNRNGNSTETRNGKGRGEGAGAVGGAEFSTVLPGAESFVSPDEPARARSPFQSQAPTQAQALTRVGSRAEARAQAAVRAAERSEAPAADLSEAPSQGEAEDRPRARAQAPEPAQVRSQAPGSTPLPQSASKRSATPTHHRAPVRTGVARRTVLAATAGAALVAGGALALRKTPDTETARPLGRAPEPAWVYRGGPLLQAPAVFHDGTALLKTRPGDMIGLDVENGSRPRWVYQGVSLSPGPVLLIHGAAVALGTGATVIGGAEQFTLDFGEDYRFDQLLGGYDDHSVSVLGAKLQRRPGEQGVATSTDSVFSVDIEARQALVIPIDPQDVGIALQPVITDEYFVYADGLRNVAVRGTRDGGSLRWRHPVGYDLRPGVAVLGQTVFAIGSELIALDLGTGRLRWNAKAQRGMYASLGAVGNTVYVTGTDPCGVYAFDARNGSRRWFCETPRLDVDSPVAVGANAVYVTAFENKDGFYAIDTASGRLLWNFTDGRETGVNRWQLSCDGAGHLVALHFDRVYGLPVT